The proteins below come from a single Cylindrospermopsis raciborskii Cr2010 genomic window:
- a CDS encoding sulfite exporter TauE/SafE family protein, with protein MSILAFSALVWMGSFSAGLVGSLTGLGGGVVIVPLLTSVFGVDIRYAIGASLVSVIATSLGSASTYIRKGFTNIRLGMFLEVASTIGAVVGASIATIVSVKFLTIVLAFVLIYSAYLSQRPKTECVEVVKSDPLAEYLQLNGTYPINDGVMSYQVNSLPAGFSIMLLAGILSGLLGIGSGAFKVLAMDQAMGLPFKVSTTTSNFMIGVTAAASAGIYLSRGYIEPGLSMPVLLGVLPGAFLGARILIGAKTQTLRIIFSIILVVMALKMVYNGLTGGV; from the coding sequence TTGAGTATATTGGCATTTTCTGCATTAGTTTGGATGGGATCCTTTAGTGCTGGTTTAGTAGGTTCCTTAACCGGTTTAGGAGGGGGTGTTGTCATAGTTCCGCTATTAACTTCCGTTTTTGGGGTTGATATTCGTTACGCTATTGGTGCTTCCTTGGTTTCAGTTATTGCTACATCCTTAGGTTCAGCATCGACATATATTAGAAAGGGATTTACTAATATTCGACTAGGAATGTTTTTAGAGGTTGCTAGTACTATTGGTGCGGTTGTTGGTGCATCCATAGCTACCATTGTTTCAGTTAAATTCCTCACTATCGTTTTAGCATTTGTGCTAATTTATTCAGCATATTTATCCCAAAGACCAAAAACGGAATGTGTTGAGGTTGTCAAATCAGATCCCCTAGCTGAATACCTCCAATTAAATGGTACTTACCCCATAAATGATGGTGTAATGTCTTATCAAGTAAACTCCCTACCTGCTGGTTTTAGCATTATGTTACTAGCAGGAATTCTTTCTGGTTTACTAGGTATTGGGTCTGGAGCATTTAAAGTTTTAGCCATGGATCAAGCAATGGGTTTACCCTTTAAAGTTTCCACTACCACTAGCAATTTTATGATTGGTGTAACAGCAGCAGCTTCTGCTGGCATATATCTAAGTAGGGGATATATTGAGCCAGGCTTGTCTATGCCCGTACTGTTGGGAGTTTTACCGGGTGCTTTTTTAGGGGCCAGAATTTTAATTGGTGCCAAAACTCAAACCCTCAGAATTATCTTCAGTATCATCTTAGTAGTGATGGCACTAAAAATGGTCTATAACGGTTTAACAGGGGGAGTATAA